Proteins encoded by one window of Roseibium sp. Sym1:
- a CDS encoding LysE family translocator: MDQITPYIPGILLAYSAFLLGIASPGPNILAVLGTSMSAGRGPGVALALGVATGSFTWAVLTVLGLSTLLAVYASALTVIKSAGGLYLLWLAVKSLKSAASRHDIEARELSGGKRSPAGYLVRGYVIQMTNPKAALAWIAIISLGLKEGAPFWVGAVIVLGTFLLSILIHILYAVAFSTPVMVRVYGRARRFIQMLLGGFFAFAGLKLLFSRT; this comes from the coding sequence TTGGACCAGATAACCCCATACATTCCGGGCATATTGCTCGCCTATTCCGCGTTTCTGCTGGGAATTGCCAGCCCCGGACCGAACATTCTCGCAGTTCTCGGCACGTCCATGAGCGCGGGACGCGGGCCCGGTGTGGCGCTTGCCCTTGGCGTGGCCACGGGGTCGTTTACCTGGGCTGTTCTCACGGTACTGGGTCTTTCCACCCTCCTGGCGGTCTACGCCTCGGCGCTGACGGTCATCAAGAGCGCGGGTGGTCTCTACCTGCTCTGGCTCGCCGTGAAATCCTTGAAATCCGCTGCTTCGCGCCATGACATCGAGGCCAGGGAACTTTCGGGAGGCAAACGCTCTCCCGCAGGATATCTTGTCCGCGGATACGTTATCCAGATGACCAATCCCAAGGCCGCGCTCGCCTGGATCGCGATCATTTCGCTGGGCCTGAAGGAAGGCGCGCCGTTCTGGGTCGGTGCGGTGATCGTCCTGGGCACGTTCCTTCTTTCCATCCTGATCCACATCCTCTACGCGGTTGCCTTCTCCACGCCGGTCATGGTCCGGGTCTACGGCAGGGCCCGCCGCTTCATCCAGATGCTGCTTGGCGGGTTCTTCGCCTTTGCAGGATTGAAGCTCCTCTTCAGCCGGACGTGA
- a CDS encoding ArsR/SmtB family transcription factor: protein MKEGPDIARIGALMGDPARANILSALLSGKALTATELAAEAGITGQTASSHLKKLMEGGLLTQAKQGRHRYFTLAGPEVGAVLEAVMGLAARRGHLRTRTGPKDPAMRAARVCYDHLAGDMAVRIFDSLQSRGFLAISGNKGGFGLTEAGAGFVREIGIDLDALTTSRRPLCRICLDWSERRNHLAGSLGAALLTRFLDQGWLRRENASRIVHISPKGQTELKVLFPVV, encoded by the coding sequence ATGAAAGAAGGACCGGACATTGCCCGTATCGGCGCGCTGATGGGCGACCCTGCCCGCGCCAACATCCTGAGCGCGCTATTGAGCGGCAAGGCACTGACGGCGACAGAGCTGGCCGCGGAAGCCGGCATCACGGGCCAGACGGCCAGCTCGCACCTCAAAAAACTGATGGAGGGCGGCCTGCTGACCCAGGCCAAACAAGGCCGCCACCGCTATTTCACCCTCGCCGGGCCGGAAGTCGGCGCCGTGCTGGAGGCGGTCATGGGGCTGGCTGCCCGCAGGGGCCATCTGCGCACCCGCACCGGTCCGAAGGACCCGGCCATGCGCGCCGCCCGCGTCTGCTACGACCATCTGGCCGGCGACATGGCGGTCCGGATCTTCGACAGCCTGCAGTCGAGAGGATTTCTGGCCATCTCCGGTAACAAGGGCGGCTTCGGCCTGACGGAGGCAGGCGCCGGCTTCGTCCGGGAGATCGGTATCGATCTCGACGCCCTCACCACAAGCCGCCGGCCGCTCTGCCGGATATGTCTCGACTGGAGCGAGCGCCGCAACCATCTGGCCGGCAGTCTCGGCGCCGCGCTCCTGACCCGTTTCCTGGACCAGGGTTGGCTGCGCCGGGAAAACGCCAGCCGGATCGTGCATATCTCTCCAAAGGGCCAGACGGAACTGAAGGTGCTGTTTCCGGTGGTATAA
- a CDS encoding NIPSNAP family protein — MITCFIRYHIDPAKRAAFEQYARNWGQAIPRCGADLVGYYAPHEGSTTLAYGVYSIESLAAYEAYRARLAADPLGRENYDFAMREKFILREDRTFLKLASAPHGEGETHK, encoded by the coding sequence ATGATCACCTGTTTCATCCGCTATCACATCGACCCGGCCAAACGGGCCGCCTTCGAGCAATATGCCCGCAACTGGGGGCAGGCGATCCCGCGCTGCGGTGCCGACCTGGTCGGTTACTATGCGCCCCATGAAGGCTCGACCACCCTGGCCTACGGTGTCTATTCGATCGAAAGCCTTGCTGCCTACGAAGCCTACCGCGCGCGGTTGGCGGCTGATCCGCTGGGCCGGGAGAATTACGACTTCGCCATGAGAGAAAAATTCATCTTGCGGGAAGACCGCACCTTCCTGAAACTGGCCTCCGCGCCGCATGGAGAGGGAGAGACCCATAAATGA
- a CDS encoding antibiotic biosynthesis monooxygenase family protein — MIAVIFEVIPHADKKQAYLDMAAEMRPLVEQIDGFLSVERFQSLTNPEKLLSVSFFRDEAALKEWRELTQHRKAQKAGRSSYFKDYRLRVAHVLRDYGMDERDEAPADSRELHG; from the coding sequence ATGATCGCCGTGATTTTCGAAGTGATTCCTCATGCGGACAAGAAACAGGCCTATCTCGACATGGCCGCCGAGATGCGCCCGCTGGTGGAGCAGATCGACGGCTTCCTGTCCGTGGAGCGGTTCCAGAGCCTGACCAATCCGGAAAAGCTCCTGTCCGTTTCGTTCTTCCGGGACGAGGCGGCCCTGAAAGAATGGCGCGAGCTGACTCAGCACCGCAAGGCCCAGAAAGCGGGCCGAAGCAGCTACTTCAAGGATTATCGTCTCCGCGTCGCCCATGTCCTGAGGGACTACGGCATGGACGAGCGTGACGAGGCGCCCGCCGACAGCCGCGAACTCCACGGCTAG
- a CDS encoding DMT family transporter, translating to MPNRSLELALLGVLALLWGSSYMWISLALPSFPPATLIALRVGLASLVLLAILAARGLRLPGDSRSWRLFFVQSLVNSTGPWLMLAWGQQYAGTAVSSVLNSTSPLWVFAFSFLLLQSGQRPGTRQLAGALLGFGGIVLIVGVGALEDIGRNLVPQLVVLLGAALYGIAALRGPLFTAYPPLVTATGTLMCASLVLVPLSLVTDRPWDLAPDLTGILSVLMLSVACTALAFLIYFRLLSTLGAMGTASQAYLRSGIGVFLGVVFLSESLDLETFAGICLAIFGVVLINWPVKRNLQVTPSMGKEVS from the coding sequence ATGCCCAACAGGTCCCTTGAGCTAGCGCTGCTGGGCGTCCTTGCTCTGCTGTGGGGCTCTTCCTACATGTGGATCAGCCTCGCGCTGCCGTCCTTTCCGCCGGCAACGCTGATTGCCCTGCGTGTCGGACTTGCGTCCCTTGTCCTTCTTGCCATCCTGGCGGCGCGCGGACTGCGCCTGCCGGGCGACAGCCGCAGCTGGCGGCTGTTCTTCGTCCAGTCGCTCGTCAACAGCACCGGACCTTGGTTGATGCTTGCCTGGGGGCAGCAATATGCCGGAACGGCGGTTTCCAGCGTGCTCAATTCAACCTCGCCGCTGTGGGTGTTCGCCTTTTCCTTCCTGCTTTTGCAAAGCGGCCAGCGCCCGGGTACGCGGCAACTGGCCGGGGCGCTGCTGGGCTTTGGCGGCATCGTCCTGATTGTCGGCGTCGGTGCGCTGGAGGACATCGGCCGGAACCTGGTTCCCCAGCTCGTGGTGCTGCTCGGCGCCGCGCTTTATGGTATCGCAGCCCTGCGCGGTCCGCTCTTTACGGCCTATCCGCCGCTGGTAACGGCGACCGGCACGCTCATGTGTGCATCGCTGGTGCTTGTGCCGCTGAGCCTTGTCACGGACCGGCCATGGGACCTCGCACCGGACCTGACGGGCATTCTGTCGGTGCTCATGCTGAGCGTGGCCTGTACCGCGCTGGCCTTCCTGATTTACTTTCGGCTGCTGTCGACACTCGGAGCCATGGGAACCGCCAGCCAGGCCTATCTGCGTTCCGGAATCGGCGTGTTTCTCGGCGTCGTGTTCCTGTCGGAAAGTCTCGATCTGGAGACCTTTGCCGGAATCTGCCTTGCAATTTTCGGGGTGGTTCTGATCAACTGGCCTGTGAAGCGAAACTTGCAGGTCACCCCATCCATGGGCAAGGAGGTGTCATGA
- a CDS encoding (R)-mandelonitrile lyase yields the protein MSVLTVYEAGSRPTRRANPDYFTGTVWQDPVIEAPAPARVRVLRVTFEPKARTHWHSHPLGQTLQVLDGAGFVHLWGQEKLSILPGDVIWIPPGVKHWHGAGPNTSLVHLAIQEELDGSVAEWMEAVDDTTYAGNIEARR from the coding sequence ATGAGTGTCTTGACCGTCTATGAAGCGGGCTCGCGGCCGACGCGGCGTGCCAACCCGGACTATTTCACCGGCACGGTCTGGCAGGACCCGGTGATCGAGGCGCCGGCCCCGGCGCGGGTCCGGGTTCTGCGGGTGACCTTCGAGCCGAAAGCCCGGACCCACTGGCACAGCCATCCGCTCGGCCAGACGCTGCAGGTTCTGGACGGTGCCGGCTTCGTGCACCTGTGGGGCCAGGAGAAACTGTCGATCCTGCCGGGCGACGTCATCTGGATCCCGCCCGGGGTCAAGCATTGGCACGGTGCCGGTCCGAACACATCCCTCGTCCATCTTGCCATCCAGGAGGAACTGGATGGCTCCGTCGCCGAGTGGATGGAGGCCGTCGACGATACGACCTATGCCGGAAACATCGAGGCCAGGCGGTAA
- a CDS encoding ATP-binding protein, with product MTLSTRLRKIAAALWPGTLASQLIVLLLVAIVVAQALSLWIFHDERRIALVAAARDNLLSRAVALAGLMEDTPPDLQERILVASSSRFAVFWLGDTPLAPTPGSSRIEHRLQGYMAKDLKPGQAVHLNILADEKRGPPRRKDDDDDKRSWRDVPRPERPKNLHRIMNKPEDLSISISMNDGRWLNVATSYRPPAGAFLPLLVQLALTALLVVLIVGLALRRVTRPLKDLSVRAEKFGRGEEQEPLTPSGPREVRALTTAFNDMQDRLTRFVKDRTRMLAAISHDLRTPITSLRLRAEFIDDDENREKVIETLDEMAAMTEAALRFAKDEAQAEKAENADLGAILEALAGDQQDLGHECTVVESSERIVLPCRPMALRRALRNLIENGIRYGEAVTVSAEIEDHEAVIRVRDKGPGIPADRLKDVFEPFVRLEESRSEETGGIGLGLAITRSIIHAHGGRISLTNRPEGGLEAVVRLPLGAGR from the coding sequence ATGACCCTGTCTACTCGTCTCCGCAAGATTGCCGCGGCGCTCTGGCCGGGCACGCTGGCCTCGCAGCTGATCGTTCTTCTGCTGGTGGCCATCGTGGTCGCCCAGGCGCTCAGCCTGTGGATCTTTCACGACGAGCGCCGCATCGCGCTGGTGGCCGCGGCCCGCGACAATCTGCTGTCGCGCGCCGTCGCCCTGGCTGGCCTCATGGAGGACACGCCCCCCGATCTGCAGGAACGCATTCTTGTTGCCAGCAGCAGCCGGTTCGCCGTGTTCTGGCTGGGCGACACGCCGCTGGCGCCGACCCCGGGCTCCTCGCGCATCGAACACCGCCTTCAGGGCTACATGGCAAAGGACCTGAAACCCGGCCAGGCGGTGCATCTCAATATTCTGGCGGACGAGAAACGCGGCCCGCCCCGCCGGAAGGACGATGACGACGACAAGCGCAGCTGGCGCGACGTGCCCAGGCCCGAACGCCCGAAGAACCTGCACAGGATCATGAACAAGCCGGAAGACCTGTCGATCTCCATCAGCATGAATGACGGGCGCTGGCTGAATGTCGCCACCAGCTACCGGCCACCGGCCGGCGCCTTCCTGCCGCTGCTCGTGCAGCTGGCGCTGACCGCGCTTCTGGTCGTGCTGATCGTCGGCCTGGCTCTGCGGCGGGTCACGCGACCGCTCAAGGACCTTTCGGTCCGTGCCGAAAAATTCGGCCGCGGCGAGGAACAGGAACCGTTGACGCCCAGCGGCCCGCGCGAAGTCAGGGCCCTGACCACCGCTTTCAACGACATGCAGGACCGGTTGACCCGTTTCGTAAAGGACCGGACCCGGATGCTGGCGGCGATCAGCCACGACCTCAGGACGCCGATCACTTCGCTGCGTCTCAGGGCGGAATTCATCGATGACGACGAGAACCGTGAAAAGGTGATCGAGACCCTCGACGAGATGGCCGCGATGACCGAGGCGGCGTTGCGCTTTGCCAAGGACGAGGCCCAGGCGGAAAAGGCCGAAAATGCTGATCTCGGCGCCATCCTTGAAGCGCTTGCGGGCGACCAGCAGGATCTCGGCCATGAATGCACGGTGGTCGAAAGCAGCGAGCGGATCGTGCTGCCTTGCCGCCCGATGGCGCTCAGGCGGGCGCTGCGCAACCTGATCGAGAACGGTATCCGCTACGGTGAAGCCGTCACGGTTTCCGCTGAGATCGAGGACCACGAGGCCGTTATCCGCGTCCGCGACAAGGGGCCGGGCATTCCTGCAGACCGGCTGAAGGATGTTTTCGAACCGTTTGTCAGGCTTGAGGAATCGCGCAGCGAGGAAACCGGCGGGATCGGCCTCGGCCTCGCCATCACGCGCTCCATCATCCACGCCCATGGTGGCCGCATCAGCCTGACAAACCGTCCCGAGGGCGGTCTGGAGGCGGTCGTGCGCCTGCCGCTTGGTGCCGGCAGATAG